The segment CCTCCTTTGGCCATTATTATCCTTTTGTTGCTGCGACTCCACAAAACCTTAACCCATCTTCTACATCTGCGAGAACAAGTAGTGTTTTTGCAAAAATATTCTGGAAAAAAGTGTAAATATTATGAACTCATCAACAAAGAAAGATGCATTATTACCTCTTGAGTGATTATGGAACTTGTGGCTATTTCACTTCCTGAGCGCATCTGATGAGAGAAATCCCATCTGTTCAGTAAGATGGTTCATTTGTTGATTGTTGCTCAACACATTCCTCAGGTTGGATTGTAATTCTAGCTGCTCCATTAGCAACCCATTGTCCACTGACCCTGAGACTAGCTCCTCTGTGTCCCCAATCACTGGCCTCTCACCAAAGAACTGTTCCCACAATGGATCTTGGACTCCAGGAAGCAACTCATTTACTGCATTGGATTCTAATGCCATTGAGCCAGCCAGAACAGCCATTATCGGATCCAAACACTCTCCAGTATCTGTCTCGCATCCAACTACATCAGAACTTGAGCTCCCATAAGCTGCGGCTGCTCCTCCTTGGTTCGGAGCTAAGAGATCAACTTGAGAATACGGCAAATTGCCCTCCAGTATTTGGTTTGCTTCACAAGGGACGTGATACGTCATTGCAGGATTGGAAGAAACATCTGCCAATGTAACTCCAGATGCTCCATTTGTGGAGCTCCCATTGTCTGATATGTTTTGGAACATCGCTTAAAAGAAAGCTACCATCATGATTGCTGGAGAGGGGCTCCTGGCTGCTATGTGGGTTTCTCATATTGTGTATCTGTTCGAGCATAGTGTCTGCTGCTTCGTTCATCGATGACTGGTACCTAACAATCTGGCGGCTAAGACCATTAGCCCCATAACTGCCAGAGTACTTATGGTCCTCCTCAGCAGGTAGCCTCCTCTTTTTGTTGCTCTCGGAAATGTGTTGGTTCTCCTCATTAGTCTGCTGCGAAAACTGGTTCAAGAAACCTGGACTCTGAACAGCCTTTGCTAGAAACGACATCATTTGCTGCTGCCTCTGCTCCATCACATGAACTTTCTGCCCCACGTTTTGCAGATGAGTTCAGTGACTTGCTGTTGCTGCCTTAACCTCACAAGCTCTTGCGTAAGGACGTTCTTATCACGCTGGAGCCTTTCCACTTCTCCTTCGAGTCCAAACCTCCCTACTTCGACGCAGGCACCAACAGATGAGTGCTGAACTTGAGGTTGTTGTGGAGGCTGCACCTGAGAAGGCTTTCGCCGGACAATACTCTTCAGCAATTGCTTTTGGCCTCTTAGGAATCCCTCATTTGCAAATTCCCAGCGATCTGGATCAACTTTTCTAAAACCCTGAAAAATTGATGCATTGAAGAATGTTACAGTCATAAACCAGAACAAGTTAACTGGActaacattaaaataggaagccGTCATCATAGAACAATAGTAATAAACATAAAGACCACTAAAGAGTTCAATAACAAGTATTCCAAGAAAATGGTAATCCACTGTGTCTAAGTAACAAGAGCACCAAACTACTATGGCTCAACAAAAACTAATAGTTACTCAGTGTATCGGCATGTACCTGGACGGACAATTACAAAGGAAGGGAAAGCTAAGGTGAGACAAGTGATagaaatttatttgttttgtgcTTAGAGCAGAAATGGAACTTCCAAATCTTGAGACACATATGAGCACATGTCCAAATAAGCCTGCAAAGTTCGTGGAACCCATTTTGGTAAGTAAGTAAGAACAGCAAAGAAGAAAGCTATGTAAAGAGTATTCACTTCATGGTTTTTGTTTGACCTAAAGAAAAATTCATTTGGAAAATGGGATGACAATATTCCATTCCAGCCTCACAGACACAACAGAGTTGCAGCTCCGAGacttagaaaacaaaaataagaatatGTCTAAACTCCACGCAGTATATACATGTATAAGATatacctgcaaaaacaaaggtCAAACCATGTATGCAAAGTGATCACACACTgtttaaacaaagaaaaattaatgAACATCACAAAACCAACTAAAACGTGCATAGTTCAGTTCTACAAAACGTCGAAAACTCTTTAGGAACTGGTAATCCTAACATTCAAAAGAGTTGACTTTTCAAAATCCTATCCTTGCACCCTCTCTTCCTACTAATCCCAGAGACAAGACTACAATCTATGAAAcccttattgtttttttttctcttaataaTTAACTCATGAACATTTATAATCACTGGTCTACataccaataaaataaaataaataacttcagATTAAAACAAGTGATAAAGTAAAGCAAATGAAAACAAGGATATCAAACTAATCAatgatataattaaaattaagaaagaagatgatggaTGGCTGCTCACATAAGTGTTGAGCTGCCTAACAAAGCTGGAGAAATTGTTATGCTTGAAGTACTTTGGTAGAAACAGTCTGGCGAACTCAGGCACGTTCCACACGACGAAGCTCTTGTTCCCACTGCTCCAAGACACCACCTCGTCCGTCAATGGATCGTCAACCATATCGTATGTCTTGCTCAGAAACGGAGGAATCGAGCTCACCACGGTCGTCGCTACTACAGATTCGCAGTTCGATCCCATAACTCTTTTGATCAAGACAaacaacttcttcttcttgtatctctGCTCTGTCTCTGCTTCTTTTATTTATACTGGAAATATCTTAATCCAGAAAAGCAGTTGAGTTACTTGTATATATCGTGTCTCGCTTTCTACCGTCGATCTTATCTCCTCTTAGCCGtccgatttttattttttctaatataCTTTTTAGATAAGAAATACCACGTGGGCCACTGACGAGACGTACTTGGgcctttttttgtttattcactAACGTACCTGGTCTTTTCCCCTAACTTGCGAATCTGGCCCTACGCTTTTTGCTTACGTGGCGTCTCTGCACTCTCTCGCTGAATTATTGGAATCCGATCGCAGCTATTATTAACGTTTTTCTTCATCTGCGTTTCGCGTTTTGTCGAatgtttcttgtttttctcATTACAGAACATGAGGCACGTGTTGTCTGTGGCAGAAGCACGTGAACCAAGATGCTTTTGTTTTCAATCGAGAAGGAAAGACTCCCAAGTGGAAGAGGAGAGGGCAAAGCGAGGACCTTTTTGTCTTCCCATTGCTTTTCGAAACTCGCTCCTTGTGATTCCTTCTCGCAGATCCAAGACTTGGGCTAAGATCTACCCGGATCCGAATCATGTCAACGGGTCGGATCCAGTGATCTGGCATTTTATAATTGAATGTGTGTTTGTTCGACGTAAAGTTTTTCCTGGAGGATTCATCAATGGAGGAACCAGGAATCTCTCGTCGTCCGAGTATTTACTACAGACCGATAAACCCTAATGATCTTGATCGTTTGGAGCAGATACACCGAGATATCTTCCCCATCAAGTAAGCAActacttccttttttttttctttctatttttgtgTCTTGAGAAAAGAATAAagctttgatttattttgttttttgaatcAGGTATGAGTCTGAGTTTTTTCAGAGTGTTGTGAACGGAGTTGGTATCGTCTCATGGGCTGCTGTTGATCGTAGCCGGCCTGATGGTCACTGTGATGAGCTCATCGGTTTCGTTACTGCCAAGTTCGTGCTTGCCAAAGAAAGCGAGGTCACTTTTCCTTCTTCTATGAACCAACCactgtttatggtttcagcttGGTTTTGTGTTATGTAAGCTTTTTTGGATTTATAAACAGAAATGTTGCGATAACAAGCAATGACCTTGCAAGTGGTGGTCCTGTAAAGTCTAGATCTTGAATGTTGAAATGGTTTATAATGCTATTGGTTGTAGGTTAATTCGTGATCCCTTGTTTACCAAATCGGTCTTTGTTCTGTAAAGCCTTTTGGGTTGTTTGTTGTGCAGGAATAGTCATAGGCATTAGTTCTTTGTATTGTGTTAGATTTTGACCGTTGatcataaggtttatggttttAACTTGGTTCGTTACCTTGTTCAGTCAATGTGCTTATTTGCCAAGTGGTTCCCTTGTGAGAATCTTTAGAACTGGATCAGCTTGTACTATTATTGTTTGATTCTTGGGTTTTTTGGGTGcgaatttttttatcttctcaTTATATATCTTTCATCAGCTGGCAGATGGTTTCCGTGTCTTGCACAGATAGATGATCTAATATGTTACGATTCCTCTCAAGGAGAGGAGACTTTGATCTACATCTTGACACTCGGAGTTGTAGAATCTTACAGAAACCATGGAATAGGTATATTAATCATATCTCAAActgttctttctttttaatcCCTTGGTCTAATACATTCTAACGTTCTgcaaatgtttttttgtttttgttttggtcagCAATGTCACTCATTAGTGGGGTGATTAGATATGCGTCTGGTTTATCTTTATGCCGAGGAGTTTACCTTCACGTGATTGCATACAACAATCCTGCAATCCGTTTGTATAACAGATTGATGTTCAGATGCGTGCGAAGGTTAAACGGATTCTATCTCATCAAACGACAGCATTTTGATGCCTTCTTGTTTGTTTACTTCGTCAACGGTTCTCGATCTCCTTGCTCCCCCTTGTAAGTTACACACAACAACACACAAGTAAAGCATTTTTGATGAGAGTAGTGatcatatttaaataatagaagAAACAATTTGGGAAATGGTTTTTGCAGAGAGGTTGCAATGTTTGTTGTGAATTATATGAAGAATGGAATCAAGTCGGTAGCATCTAAGCTAACGAGGAAAGAGGAGAAAGGCTTGAAATGGCTGGTTCCCAAAGACACGGATTGCGTCTTACCCACGCAAACCGAACCTAACCTCGGATCATCATCTTCCGGGTACGGATTAATTTAATTCGAATTTATACTGTATGTTCGATTCATTTGCTTTCTGTGTAATAAAATGTACAACGTCCTAAACTTGTATATCCATCCATCATCATCACTACATATTAATGGAGTGGTGGAAAGTTCTTAAAATTTTCACCGCCCGTTTTAAAATAGTCAGCTTTGTTTGAAAATAGCTCTGTTGCTTCATTGGCGATTATCCAGATGAAGAACAAAACCACCTTTCCATGTCAAAAAATAGCTTAGACAATAAAACTTAGGCCTAAAAAGAACTCATCCAAGGCCAaacgtaaaataaaaaataaaaataaaatcttaacgCTGTGGCAATGgcgtcttcttcctcctcctcattATCCGTCATTACCTTCCTCCTCTTGACGCCTCTCTGCTTTTGTAGTGAGCCACCACCTTCGCAAATACCAAACGGAACATTAGATCTCTCTTTACTCTGGTACGGACAATTCACGCCGGTCCAGAAAGAGAGGGTTCGAGATTTCATAGAATCGCTTAACTTTGATGCCAAGGAAGGTCTTGACCCCAAGGTATCGGCGTGGTGGAAAGTGGTGGAGAGTTATCTAGAGAGGTATGAGGTCAAGGAGATTTATCGACAGAATAATAAGAGTAACAGAACCGTAGCTCCCAGGATTAAGGTGAAGATTGTCAGGAGCTATGTGGATGAGAAGATGAAGTACGGTAAAGAATTAACAATCGAAAATGGTGAGAAACTGGTCGAGACAGCCATCGAAAACATGTCAAACGTGGTTCCTGTGGTTTTACTTTCGGCACAAGTTAGGTCTCATGGCCTAGGGTTTTGTAACAAAACTTGCCAACGCTACGCCCTTACCGTCAATGATATTAAAGGTTTTGTTTCTTCCTCGTTAATTGCGTTAGgtgataataaataataaaaataatttgttgctTGGATGCCAAGGTAAAGAAAAACCACAACCATACGTAATGGTGAGCGACCCGGAGGTGCAGTGTCCCGGAGAGTGCGCTTGGCCTTTCCACGTTGCTAATAGAGGTCCACATGGCATGACCTATCAACCACCGAGTGGTGAAATAGGAGCCGATGCATTGGTTATTCAGCTAGCCACCGGTTTAGCAGACGTCGCCACTAATCCAGCTTTAACTGAGACCTTGTTCAAATCTGAGCCACCGTACATCACCAACGTAAACCACAGGTCTTCGGATTATATAGAGGACCCTGCAACCAAGTGCACTCGCGTTTTTGGATCCGGAGCCTTGCCGGGTTTTACTGGAAGAATACGGGTTGATCCGATAACTGGTGGAGCCTTTAACTCACACGGAATCAACCACTTGAAGTTCTTGATTCCTTCTGTTTGGGACCCTAAGACCAAATCTTGCTGGACTCCTATGTAACCACTGTTATTATTTCATGTATTGATCAGCTTTTACCCTTTTTGGTAAAATTGAATTTTGTAAGGTTGGTTTTTATGAAGGTcatatatttgatattaatgGAGTACACAATGGGAGTTTGAACGATCTTCTAGTAGATAGATAAATTTATTTGGCATATCCAAAACGTTTACAAGTAAGAGAAAGTCAAGTTCCAAGATCTGTAACCATTCATGATTTTAGAATATCCAACCAATGAATAATGTCTTTAATCGGTACAATAAAGAAAATCGTTTACAAAACTAGTTCTCtttgtcatcatataattagatcatactAGTGactacaattatatatatgattcctTGTAACTGAGTAGGCTCATCCAAACACAGAAACAAATTATTTCTGTGTATGTTACAAAATAATCTAAGTAATCGTAAAACTTCCCTGCCTAATCTTGGTATATATAGCTCACGTTGTTCAACTTCTTCATTGCCACTTGTAGTAGGTACAAAAGAGTAACATTGATATGGGAAAGGTATGTGTATCCTTTGCTGGTGATTTANNNNNNNNNNNNNNNNNNNNNNNNNNNNNNNNNNNNNNNNNNNNNNNNNNNNNNNNNNNNNNNNNNNNNNNNNNNNNNNNNNNNNNNNNNNNNNNNNNNNctctctctctctctctctctctctctccttcaataaaatatttttcacaccGAATGTGTTGTTTCCTCCATGTGTGAAATTACTGTGGCCGATGTTATGATTTGTATTAAGTTTTTTCAAGTACTTTGGTTctaattattacttttattttaatttggtcttttcttgattttttgaATTACTGTGTGGCCTATTTGCAAAAGGCCATCTAATTATAAAGGCACCGTACTGAACTCGGAAACTCTCGATCCAGATACTCCCGTTACTACTCTCCGCCATGGAGACGTAATCAAGCTAGGTGAGTGTACTTCCATCGTAGTGCGGAAGCAAGCAAAGGTAAAAGGGAGTGTGAGCTAATTTGACATGGTTGAATTGAATGTGATATTCTGATCAACTGAGCAGTAAAGTTGCCTTAGTTTTGACTCTTTTTGGATCCATATTGTTTAGTTGTCCAGATTAAAAACATGTAAACTCTTTTGGCTTTGCTTAGGAAAAGAGAGGCTATATAATTCAATCATATTAACATGTGGGAGTCTTTTTACATATCCAAAGTATATAAATACTTCTAGTAAAATAAATACAcaaatcgaagaagaagaaacagaacaagaacaagTTACAAGAAACGGATAGTTTTCATTGTTCAAAAAGGGCTGACCTTACCAGCCAGTTTCAGCAAAAACTCCGGCACAAGCCGTCTTCTAGGCGGCGCAACCGCATCTTTACCCAAAGCGTCACGGTCATTGGCGTGTATCATAGCGACTATATGATCAAACAGCTCGTCTTTACCACCTCTCAAAGGATCCTTagcaatgaaaaaaaaaacgtgaagaaaaaaaaacgtcaTTACTTCGTTAATTATTATGTACATAACATTGAGCTAGGCAGAGTATTTGTTTACCTGAAGAAATAGATCGGTGTGAGTTTTACCATTGTACACAATTAGGTCTGTTTTAACTTCAACACCTTGAAGAGCTTCTGCAAAAGTTTTGCTACAAAACGCCAAAAAAAACATCTGTCTGTTTTTAAGTAGGAAGTAATTAGCATGATGTCCAGATTCGTAGACGGGTGATCTAACCTTGCTTCACATGGGATGGAGTAGTCTTGGGATCCATGAAAAAGCACAATATGAGTCAAGAGAGATGCAGCTTTTCTTACTCTCGGCTCTTTCAATCGGATGCCAGGAGAGTATTGTTCAAATGACTCTTCTCCTTCCATTATGCTGCAAAGTTGATCAACATATTGAACAACCATAAAGTAATGTAGTAAGACATATAATTGATCATATGGAGGGAGAGTTACCTAAGGAAAATCGAACGATAGAGGCCTCGGTTATGGAAGTGTTCGACCATATTGAAGAGATTGTACCTGTCCCAAGTTGTGAACAAAAGTTAAGCTTCGTGGTAAATTAAGTAACATTTAAGTCGAGTAGTAATAATTTACCCGCCAGATAAACCGAAGTAAGCTTTTATCTGAGAAGCACTCCATGAGATTCTCTCTCCTTTTGATTCTTTAATGGCTTGTTCGATGAGAGCACAGGACGAGATATGTGCACCAGCTGATTGCCCCATCAAATAGATTCTACAGAAACAAGCAGACATGGTTCAATCACCAGAGCCTGTGAAATATATAGAGAATCCACCAAGTACCTATTAGGATCGCCTCCAAATGCAGAGATGCTATTGCTGACAAATGAGATTCCTTGTGAAACATCTCTTACCATATCACTAATTGTTCCCTGAGGGAAGTTTCTGGATCAAAGATGTTTGGTTTAGGTTTGGGAtacattatatacatatttgttattaaaatctAGATTAACCCTTATGCTTACCTGTAATCAAGACATGCAACAATGATATCCCTTTCTGCTAGCTGCAGTCCCAAGAGAGAACCCCAAGCTTTGTACCTGAACGATATGACAAGTATGAAACTACCACCAATTCGACTttatctttaaaagaaaaaagttgtAGCTTCAGGGATCCTACTGTTCTATTTAAAGTTAACCAAGATAAGAAAATTTATGCATTTTACATACTAAAACGTATTTAAGTAGAAACGACTGAGAGTGGATTACCCGATAATCCAAGCTCCACCCGTCACAAAAACTACAACAGGCTTAAGGCCGTCACTTGTTGGTGGTGGTAAGTACAAATCCAGcctggcaaaaaaaaaacaatcgaGATCACATCAAATCATTTGTGATATGCAAAGTGAAGGGAGCAGGCCTAGATTATGCTGGCTCCACAGTCTAAAATTACCTATTCCTAGGTTGATCTCCATATACAATACTCCTCCTAACTTGGGGTGAGAAAAAATAATGATATGCAACTGCAgaagcccaaaaaaaaaaacaagcttgCTTAATTAGTGTACAATTAAATTAACAAACAgcttattaataattaaatattcatCAACAAAGAGAATGGTCACCTTGAAGAAATCCAGGCATAAGGAGGATTGCATAACAAGCAAGAGCAAGTAATCTTGTGATCCACCGATAACCTACCCTGAATCAAAACTTGCAACCATTCAAACACAACCTCTCTGTTTCTTTACATCACATGTCTCACAAGATTACCATAAAACTcaatagtaaataaataaataaacaaattcagGGACTAATTGTAAGCTtttgcatattttttttatttgtttccctGTGGAGCAAGTTACAATCACAAGAACAAATTAACGATACCCTGCCGCACAAGGTACTCTGACGCAATCTTATATGAATATGGGGGAGGGAAAGTTGAAATAAAGTACCCGAGATATCCAAGGAGGTCGAAGCTAAGACGAGTTATCAGATACGTTTCCGCCGCCGCATGGCCTATGTCTCGAGTTAAAGACTGCTGCCTACAAATTTGAGGCGCCGATGACTTCCCCAATACTCTACGACGAACCTTTTCTGGTGATTGCATGTCCGCCGTTTAAAAAAGATTGGATCTCTCGTGTTTGGTTTCTCCTCTTCGTTCGTCTCTCCTCCTCTTGTTCGCTTTTATTATTGATCAGGTTctctgattttttcttttttaaatagtttcgAACTTTTGAAAAAGCTATTTAAGCATGTGCGCTCCCTCGTCACAGAGAAGGAAAGATGCAATGCGCTCCAAAACTGCGTCGTATCTTCCTAATTGTCTAATTTTAATTGGAATCTCTACTAATTACCTACCTAATTAAGTGAGATATCATTGTTAATTACCTATGCATTTGGGGTTGATGATATTAAACAACTTGTGCTACAATAATTGCTGCGATAAGAATAATGGATTGAGTTCCACCAAATGGCAGCTGCTAACGTAAACGCTATTGGTGATTATATGTGTTTTGATGTCTCTTAACACTTGTAACTTCGGCATAGTTGTGTATGGACGCCACATGGAACCGCGAGATCCACATCTAAGAACGTGATGGGTTAAACTTAGCGGTGGCACGAGCACCAACCATGGAGAAGAATCCAAATCAATGATGCCATCTCTTTTGTTCCTACTATTATTGGGATTCTTTTTTCTCCTCTGCACATacaatattttagattttccCTTTTACGAACAGAAGACTAATTTACAAACACCCAATCAATTATGAGTACTATTAATGTCACCTATATATTTTTTGCAATATCTTTGATTATCCGAacgataaaatttaaaatgatatcaAAAATTTTGCACTACAAAATTTCACCAATTTTATAGGGCCAGCTGATATTTAACATAATTATGATTTGTAGGaaaattataaatcttataaTGATCACGTATGCAGCGGGGAATTAAGTTATCTAAATTAGCAACCAGAAgagaaagtaaattttttttagcaacaataatatttcataacCCAAAAACGTAAGATGAGAAGAATCTACTCTACGACTGAGAGTTGAAATGAAAGTAAAGCTGAAACCTTTTCTTTGGTCTTTAAGGGGTTCCAAAAGTCACCTCCGCATTTTCTGTTGGTTTTTCACCTGAACCACCATCTCTGGACGGCAGTGACCGGTGTATTCAAGAAGGGAGCGTAGCGTTGGATGATCGGATTCGCCGTCCTCCCGATTCTGCTCCACGTGCTTTGATGGTATCCTGCCGTTACTGGTGCTTGATACATCAGCTTCAATAGCTGCccacaaaaagaaacaaaaaaaaaacaa is part of the Raphanus sativus cultivar WK10039 chromosome 5, ASM80110v3, whole genome shotgun sequence genome and harbors:
- the LOC130494574 gene encoding histone acetyltransferase MCC1-like isoform X2, which encodes MEEPGISRRPSIYYRPINPNDLDRLEQIHRDIFPIKYESEFFQSVVNGVGIVSWAAVDRSRPDGHCDELIGFVTAKFVLAKESEIDDLICYDSSQGEETLIYILTLGVVESYRNHGIAMSLISGVIRYASGLSLCRGVYLHVIAYNNPAIRLYNRLMFRCVRRLNGFYLIKRQHFDAFLFVYFVNGSRSPCSPLEVAMFVVNYMKNGIKSVASKLTRKEEKGLKWLVPKDTDCVLPTQTEPNLGSSSSGYGLI
- the LOC130494574 gene encoding histone acetyltransferase MCC1-like isoform X1 yields the protein MEEPGISRRPSIYYRPINPNDLDRLEQIHRDIFPIKYESEFFQSVVNGVGIVSWAAVDRSRPDGHCDELIGFVTAKFVLAKESEIDDLICYDSSQGEETLIYILTLGVVESYRNHGIAMSLISGVIRYASGLSLCRGVYLHVIAYNNPAIRLYNRLMFRCVRRLNGFYLIKRQHFDAFLFVYFVNGSRSPCSPLRNNLGNGFCREVAMFVVNYMKNGIKSVASKLTRKEEKGLKWLVPKDTDCVLPTQTEPNLGSSSSGYGLI
- the LOC108859144 gene encoding protein EXORDIUM-like 6, translating into MASSSSSSLSVITFLLLTPLCFCSEPPPSQIPNGTLDLSLLWYGQFTPVQKERVRDFIESLNFDAKEGLDPKVSAWWKVVESYLERYEVKEIYRQNNKSNRTVAPRIKVKIVRSYVDEKMKYGKELTIENGEKLVETAIENMSNVVPVVLLSAQVRSHGLGFCNKTCQRYALTVNDIKGKEKPQPYVMVSDPEVQCPGECAWPFHVANRGPHGMTYQPPSGEIGADALVIQLATGLADVATNPALTETLFKSEPPYITNVNHRSSDYIEDPATKCTRVFGSGALPGFTGRIRVDPITGGAFNSHGINHLKFLIPSVWDPKTKSCWTPM
- the LOC108835250 gene encoding probable isoprenylcysteine alpha-carbonyl methylesterase ICMEL2, with the translated sequence MQSPEKVRRRVLGKSSAPQICRQQSLTRDIGHAAAETYLITRLSFDLLGYLGVGYRWITRLLALACYAILLMPGFLQVAYHYFFSPQVRRSIVYGDQPRNRLDLYLPPPTSDGLKPVVVFVTGGAWIIGYKAWGSLLGLQLAERDIIVACLDYRNFPQGTISDMVRDVSQGISFVSNSISAFGGDPNRIYLMGQSAGAHISSCALIEQAIKESKGERISWSASQIKAYFGLSGGYNLFNMVEHFHNRGLYRSIFLSIMEGEESFEQYSPGIRLKEPRVRKAASLLTHIVLFHGSQDYSIPCEASKTFAEALQGVEVKTDLIVYNGKTHTDLFLQDPLRGGKDELFDHIVAMIHANDRDALGKDAVAPPRRRLVPEFLLKLAGKVSPF